A DNA window from Paenibacillus sp. HWE-109 contains the following coding sequences:
- the terL gene encoding phage terminase large subunit: MSLTAAEEMELIALLEIEEKHNAANDYYEYVKYTHGSMYGYTRHGEYICRLLDDAVNRRKRMLSEQIPVKTQYFMLSVPPQHGKSMHITETFPSYFLGHFPNEGVIEVSYNSGFAEKFGSKNKDKVEEYGKDLFGINVAADTRAKDEWSVSIDGKKTRGGMISRGIMSGITGSSWGDCVIIDDPIKNREEANSETYRNKMFEEWKDSISTRIHPGAIVILINTRWHEDDLWGRLLDPMHGKPLPWVVTNLPLECDETHIEKEGNPLARELGEPLWPDRYGHEFIEERKAYPTSFNALFQGRPTSQEGNMLKRDWWKYYDATPPVASKLISIDATFKDEKESDYVVIQVWGKNRADMYLLDQVRAKMNFPATVQTIRNVVKKHPDASWKLVEDKANGSAIIATLQREIPGIIGINPEGGKVSRVNAVSAYIESGNTFLPRNAEWVHDFVEEAASFPNGKNDDQVDAMSQALHRFIYFSGDFPEKEAKPLPFAFRSDEPSEGGFMNW, encoded by the coding sequence ATGAGCTTAACCGCCGCCGAGGAAATGGAACTCATAGCGCTTCTTGAGATCGAGGAGAAGCATAACGCAGCGAATGATTACTACGAGTATGTGAAGTATACACATGGCTCGATGTATGGATATACAAGGCATGGTGAATATATATGCCGATTGTTGGATGATGCAGTGAATAGGCGCAAACGCATGCTATCCGAACAGATACCGGTGAAGACACAATACTTCATGTTATCGGTACCACCACAGCATGGTAAGTCAATGCACATTACTGAGACGTTCCCCAGCTATTTCCTTGGACACTTCCCCAATGAGGGAGTGATCGAGGTGAGTTACAATAGCGGATTTGCCGAGAAGTTCGGCAGCAAAAATAAAGACAAGGTTGAGGAGTACGGTAAAGACTTATTCGGCATTAATGTAGCTGCTGACACTAGGGCTAAAGACGAATGGTCAGTGTCCATTGATGGCAAGAAGACGCGAGGTGGCATGATCTCCAGAGGGATTATGTCCGGTATAACAGGTTCATCCTGGGGCGATTGTGTTATCATCGATGACCCCATCAAAAACCGCGAGGAAGCAAACAGTGAGACGTACCGTAACAAGATGTTTGAGGAGTGGAAAGATTCTATATCTACTCGCATCCATCCTGGGGCGATTGTCATATTGATTAATACTCGCTGGCACGAGGATGACTTATGGGGCCGGCTTCTCGATCCGATGCATGGGAAGCCGCTGCCGTGGGTAGTCACTAACTTACCGCTTGAGTGCGATGAGACGCATATCGAGAAGGAAGGGAATCCACTTGCCAGAGAGCTTGGTGAACCGCTATGGCCTGATCGGTATGGTCACGAGTTTATTGAGGAACGCAAAGCTTACCCGACATCATTCAACGCTTTGTTTCAAGGCAGGCCAACAAGCCAAGAAGGAAATATGCTCAAGCGTGATTGGTGGAAGTACTACGATGCTACGCCGCCAGTTGCTTCTAAACTAATCAGTATTGACGCAACGTTTAAGGATGAAAAGGAAAGTGATTACGTAGTTATTCAAGTTTGGGGCAAGAATCGTGCTGACATGTATCTACTGGATCAGGTGAGAGCGAAGATGAATTTCCCTGCTACGGTGCAGACGATCCGAAATGTGGTCAAGAAGCATCCAGACGCATCTTGGAAGCTAGTAGAGGATAAAGCGAATGGATCTGCGATCATAGCAACGTTGCAACGAGAGATACCAGGGATCATCGGTATCAACCCTGAGGGTGGTAAAGTATCGCGGGTGAATGCGGTATCAGCTTATATCGAGTCTGGTAATACGTTCTTACCACGTAATGCCGAGTGGGTTCATGACTTTGTAGAAGAGGCAGCAAGCTTCCCAAATGGTAAAAATGATGATCAAGTCGATGCGATGAGCCAAGCGCTCCATCGTTTTATTTATTTTAGCGGTGATTTCCCTGAAAAAGAGGCTAAACCATTGCCGTTTGCATTCAGATCTGATGAACCAAGCGAAGGAGGTTTCATGAATTGGTAA
- a CDS encoding portal protein: protein MMQEGSKVQKNYTYGLAYIKRMGFLDLWPEYERFKAGIQWPPVTKRTENLPRPVFNIIRYIENHKVSTVMNENVKMLFSPEEMAGDGPESEQQETIETEAADKFTRYSDTAWEKIKQDELNEEALESASNLGTGIWHYYWDSDITGGKELPYEGDMCGETIDPLNIFFGNPQERRVQKQPYILISFRDEVDSVKEQAIANKVPQHLVDLIKPDSDTNNEGYDRAKVELTDSTKTTVLTKYWREKGMIYFTKVCGSIIVKPKTPTNMKLYPIVVMQWERRKKSIFGVGDTEGIIPNQKAINFLMAMQLLSVQLTGWPKLVYKDGAIDPNKVTNTPGEMIADKTPPGQGDGVKYLTPGSSTNLAMGLVDSFMEYTKSLSSAQDASTGDVGKGQLNASAIMLLQKAAGVPIESIKKRFYRAIEDIGRIWEEFWKVKYNTTRKVTLKNDDGKEYPAEFNGSNYKDVDMNLKIDIGPSSQYSEELMMSSLDKLFDGQYISLEDYLEFAPQNVIPFKDRLLKKIEKQKEAQNMQIVMQMPPEQQQMYMNSPPEVQQQMIQQFTQQQQQAQASAQIQDPQEQFKQDMALKEVDNQHDMKKAELQSQTDLQKEAMKQTASAGQR, encoded by the coding sequence ATGATGCAAGAAGGATCGAAGGTACAGAAAAACTACACCTATGGGTTAGCCTACATCAAGCGTATGGGATTCCTAGATCTATGGCCGGAGTATGAGAGGTTCAAAGCAGGTATACAGTGGCCGCCAGTGACAAAGCGCACCGAGAACCTTCCTAGGCCCGTGTTTAACATCATTCGATACATTGAGAACCACAAAGTATCAACAGTGATGAATGAGAATGTTAAAATGCTGTTCTCTCCAGAAGAGATGGCAGGTGATGGTCCTGAAAGTGAACAGCAAGAAACAATCGAAACAGAAGCTGCGGACAAGTTTACTCGTTACTCAGACACGGCTTGGGAAAAGATCAAACAGGATGAGCTCAACGAGGAAGCCTTGGAGAGTGCTTCTAATCTTGGAACAGGCATTTGGCATTACTACTGGGATAGCGACATTACAGGCGGCAAGGAACTACCGTACGAAGGTGATATGTGTGGTGAGACAATTGATCCACTGAACATTTTCTTTGGGAATCCTCAGGAACGGAGAGTGCAGAAGCAGCCATACATACTTATAAGCTTCCGAGACGAGGTTGATTCGGTTAAGGAACAGGCCATAGCCAATAAGGTGCCGCAGCATTTGGTTGATTTGATCAAGCCGGATAGCGACACGAACAATGAGGGCTATGATCGAGCGAAGGTTGAACTAACCGATAGCACGAAGACAACGGTGCTTACCAAGTACTGGCGCGAGAAAGGCATGATTTACTTTACAAAGGTATGTGGCAGCATCATAGTGAAGCCTAAAACGCCAACTAACATGAAGTTGTATCCAATCGTTGTCATGCAGTGGGAACGACGTAAGAAGTCCATATTTGGCGTAGGAGACACAGAGGGTATCATCCCTAATCAAAAGGCGATTAACTTCCTCATGGCTATGCAGTTGCTATCTGTGCAGCTTACAGGATGGCCTAAGTTGGTTTATAAGGATGGTGCTATTGATCCAAACAAGGTCACAAATACACCTGGTGAGATGATTGCTGATAAAACTCCTCCAGGTCAAGGTGACGGAGTAAAGTATCTGACTCCTGGCAGTAGTACAAATCTAGCTATGGGACTTGTAGATTCCTTTATGGAGTATACGAAGTCTCTTTCCTCTGCTCAGGATGCCTCTACGGGCGATGTCGGTAAAGGTCAACTCAATGCTTCGGCTATTATGTTGCTTCAAAAAGCAGCAGGCGTGCCAATTGAGTCGATTAAAAAGCGCTTCTACCGAGCCATTGAAGACATTGGACGTATATGGGAAGAGTTTTGGAAGGTCAAGTACAACACGACTCGCAAGGTCACGTTGAAGAACGACGATGGGAAGGAATACCCCGCTGAGTTCAACGGATCTAACTACAAAGATGTTGATATGAACCTAAAAATTGATATCGGCCCTTCGTCCCAGTACTCAGAAGAATTGATGATGAGCTCTCTCGATAAGCTATTCGATGGTCAGTACATCAGCTTGGAAGATTATTTGGAGTTTGCGCCCCAGAATGTTATCCCATTCAAGGATCGACTGCTCAAGAAGATCGAAAAGCAAAAGGAAGCGCAGAACATGCAGATTGTCATGCAAATGCCGCCAGAACAGCAACAGATGTATATGAATTCGCCGCCTGAGGTGCAGCAACAAATGATCCAGCAGTTCACTCAGCAGCAACAACAAGCGCAAGCATCTGCACAGATTCAAGATCCGCAGGAGCAATTCAAACAGGATATGGCTTTGAAAGAAGTGGATAATCAGCACGACATGAAGAAAGCAGAACTGCAAAGTCAAACTGATCTACAAAAAGAAGCAATGAAACAAACAGCATCAGCAGGCCAGAGGTAG